In one Bactrocera tryoni isolate S06 chromosome 5, CSIRO_BtryS06_freeze2, whole genome shotgun sequence genomic region, the following are encoded:
- the LOC120777986 gene encoding MOXD1 homolog 2-like — MAQANLQNVIYVIKALQCWLFLSYGFSQLKVADSRISGMTSPLEIDKSHQIIDLDDNFRLLWTITDKDAMFEVQVRTHGYVGFGFSANGRQEGADIVIGWVDKGQTFFQDRHVSRTVNSTEPQVDASQDYVLLKGYENTTHTIIRFRRKLDTCDSVYDIPITNNTMRLMFLYDENDPPNSLVSPGSLPNIRNAWRQSRSVVLTERPIPTQSLENTRKLEFRNSGVELPYDDETLIWCKFFKLNEMKNKNHIIKYEPIFDSSWSVQYLQYITLYECQGSGAELEALAHEPGQQCHNIRSSPLSQTCTTYIASWSRGNSEFVYPPEVGYPLETNNMRFVMMETHYNNLNIDFEQFKINHMFDSSGLMLHITEKLRAHDAGLMSIGIEPNWHHIIPPSQKRVVSQGHCIEQCTGSLFPTEGIDIFATMSRTHQIGVEVNLRQIRETRELAPIIADSNIDPNYQAFRRLPQATRSLPGDRLIAECVYDTSSRQAITLGGPSMKEESCMIFALYYPKQKKLTSCHSSPSLSTVLHSLGIEYLNANSDPVVISLPVELKGMTLEERLLTYDWDNQFKAFQDITLKGAFKAVCEIDNSMPKVSNALTSWPTNITDTYEPPTLCSQRAHSRTNFEEQNTYNLNEVSSNDLVASSVRNSRSSFSETLALSREETVASSTRRLFGGSLIFLVLTLIIN; from the exons ATGGCACAAGCGAATTTACAAAACgttatttatgttataaaagCATTACAATGCTGGCTGTTTCTAAGCTATGGGTTCTCACAGTTAAAAGTAGCAGACTCGAGGATAAGTGGAATGACGTCCCCACTTGAAATTGATAAATCACATCAAATTATAGACTTAGATGATAATTTTCGCTTACTATGGACAATCACGGATAAGGATGCTATGTTTGAAGTACAAGTCCGAACTCATGGATACGTGGGATTTGGATTTTCAGCAAATGGAAGGCAAGAAGGTGCGGACATTGTTATTGGATGGGTGGATAAGGGGCAGACATTCTTCCAAGATCGCCATGTTTCAAGAACTGTGAACTCTACAGAGCCTCAAGTTGATGCCTCTCAGGATTACGTACTTCTAAAGGGGTACGAAAACACGACACATACTATCATAAGGTTTCGCCGAAAATTAGATACCTGCGACAGTGTTTACGATATTCCAATTACA AACAACACTATGCGTTTAATGTTTCTATACGATGAGAACGATCCACCGAATAGTTTAGTAAGTCCTGGATCCTTACCCAACATAAGAAATGCTTGGCGTCAGTCGCGTTCAGTAGTTTTAACGGAACGTCCCATTCCTACGCAAAGCTTAGAAAACACTCGCAAATTGGAATTCCGTAATTCTGGAGTGGAGTTGCCATACGACGATGAAACTTTGATATggtgtaaatttttcaaattgaatgaaatgaagaataaaaatcatattattAAG TATGAGCCTATTTTCGATTCATCTTGGAGTGTTCAATATCTACAATATATTACGCTGTATGAATGCCAAGGAAGCGGAGCTGAACTCGAAGCATTAGCTCATGAACCAGGACAGCAGTGCCACAATATACGCAGCTCACCGCTATCACAGAcatgtactacatatatagCCTCCTGGTCTCGTGGAAATTCT GAGTTTGTCTATCCACCTGAAGTTGGCTATCCCTTAGAAACGAATAATATGCGCTTTGTTATGATGGAAACACATTATAATAACTTGAATATTGATTTTGAGcaattcaaaataaatcacATGTTCGATAGTTCTGGTTTGATGTTACACATCACCGAAAAGTTGCGAGCGCATGATGCTGGATTAATGTCTATCG gCATCGAACCAAACTGGCATCATATTATTCCGCCGAGCCAAAAACGTGTGGTTTCACAAGGCCATTGCATAGAGCAGTGCACAGGCTCTTTATTTCCAACAGAGGGTATAGATATCTTTGCCACAATGTCGCGAACACACCAGATAGGCGTGGAAGTGAATCTACGCCAG ATACGAGAAACGCGAGAACTGGCTCCCATTATTGCTGACAGCAATATTGATCCGAATTATCAAGCATTTCGACGGTTACCGCAGGCTACACGCTCTCTTCCAGGCGACCGATTGATCGCTGAATGTGTTTATGATACATCCTCTCGTCAAGCAATCACTTTAG GTGGACCATCTATGAAGGAGGAAAGCTGTATGATTTTTGCGCTGTACTATCCAAAACAAAAGAAGCTCACATCATGTCATTCCTCGCCAAGTTTGTCGACTGTTTTACACTCTCTCGGAATTGAATACTTAAATGC CAACTCTGATCCTGTGGTTATATCATTACCCGTGGAATTAAAAGGCATGACACTGGAAGAACGTTTATTAACTTATGATTGGGACAATCAGTTTAAGGCGTTTCAGGATATAACACTGAAAGGTGCCTTTAAAGCTGTATGCGAAATTGATAATTCAATGCCTAAG GTTTCTAACGCTTTAACTAGTTGGCCAACGAATATAACCGACACATATGAGCCACCAACTCTGTGCAGCCAACGAGCACATAGTAGAACCAACTTTGAAGAACAGAACACATACAATTTAAACGAAGTTTCAAGCAACGATTTGGTTGCATCGTCCGTGCGTAATAGCCGAAGCTCATTTAGTGAGACATTAGCATTGAGTAGAGAAGAAACTGTTGCGTCATCTACAAGGCGATTGTTCGGTGGTAGTTTGATCTTCCTAGttttaactttaataataaattaa